A region from the Chelmon rostratus isolate fCheRos1 chromosome 6, fCheRos1.pri, whole genome shotgun sequence genome encodes:
- the nr2f2 gene encoding COUP transcription factor 2 isoform X2: MAMVVWRGSQDDVADTQGTLSSQTQGGLSLPTPQPGQLNLTASQVAPPTPQTPVQGPPNNTQSTPTNQTTQQSEKQPQHIECVVCGDKSSGKHYGQFTCEGCKSFFKRSVRRNLTYTCRANRNCPIDQHHRNQCQYCRLKKCLKVGMRREAVQRGRVPPTQPHHGQFALTNGDPLHCHSYLSGYISLLLRAEPYPTSRYGSQCMQPNNIMGIENICELAARMLFSAVEWARNIPFFPDLQITDQVALLRLTWSELFVLNAAQCSMPLHVAPLLAAAGLHASPMSADRVVAFMDHIRIFQEQVEKLKALHVDSAEYSCLKAIVLFTTDACGLSDVAHVESLQEKSQCALEEYVRSQYPNQPTRFGKLLLRLPSLRTVSSSVIEQLFFVRLVGKTPIETLIRDMLLSGSSFNWPYMSIQ; this comes from the exons ATGGCAATGGTAGTGTGGAGAGGCTCCCAGGACGATGTGGCTGACACCCAAGGCACCCTTTCCTCGCAAACCCAAGGAGGACTATCTCTTCCCACCCCTCAACCAGGCCAGTTGAATCTGACAGCCTCTCAGGTCGCCCCTCCGACCCCTCAGACTCCGGTCCAAGGACCCCCGAACAACACACAGTCCACGCCGACGAACCAGACGACGCAGCAGTCGGAGAAGCAGCCCCAGCACATTGAATGTGTGGTGTGTGGGGATAAATCCAGTGGCAAACACTATGGCCAGTTTACTTGTGAGGGCTGCAAAAGCTTCTTCAAACGGAGCGTACGACGGAACCTCACTTACACATGCCGTGCCAACAGGAATTGTCCAATCGACCAACACCACCGCAATCAGTGTCAGTACTGCCGCCTCAAAAAATGCCTTAAAGTCGGCATGAGACGGGAAG CCGTGCAAAGGGGACGGGTGCCACCCACACAGCCACACCACGGGCAGTTCGCCTTGACAAACGGGGACCCACTGCACTGCCATTCCTACTTATCCGGATATATCTCTCTTCTGTTGAGAGCGGAGCCCTACCCGACGTCCCGGTATGGCAGTCAATGCATGCAGCCCAACAACATAATGGGCATCGAGAACATTTGTGAACTAGCAGCCAGGATGCTCTTCAGCGCCGTGGAGTGGGCCAGGAATATTCCCTTCTTTCCAGACCTTCAGATCACCGACCAGGTGGCTCTGCTGAGGTTGACGTGGAGTGAGTTATTTGTGCTCAACGCGGCGCAGTGCTCCATGCCCCTGCATGTGGCTCCTCTCCTGGCGGCGGCTGGCCTTCACGCCTCCCCCATGTCTGCGGACAGAGTGGTGGCCTTCATGGACCACATTAGGATCTTCCAAGAACAAGTGGAAAAGCTCAAAGCTTTGCACGTTGACTCTGCCGAATATAGCTGCTTAAAGGCAATTGTGCTCTTCACCACAG ATGCTTGTGGCCTCTCAGATGTGGCCCATGTGGAAAGTTTGCAGGAGAAGTCCCAGTGCGCCCTGGAGGAATATGTCCGGAGCCAGTATCCCAACCAGCCAACACGGTTTGGGAAGTTGTTACTCCGCTTGCCTTCCCTCCGCACAGTCTCTTCCTCGGTCATAGAACAGTTA
- the nr2f2 gene encoding COUP transcription factor 2 isoform X1, translated as MAMVVWRGSQDDVADTQGTLSSQTQGGLSLPTPQPGQLNLTASQVAPPTPQTPVQGPPNNTQSTPTNQTTQQSEKQPQHIECVVCGDKSSGKHYGQFTCEGCKSFFKRSVRRNLTYTCRANRNCPIDQHHRNQCQYCRLKKCLKVGMRREVSLFTAAVQRGRVPPTQPHHGQFALTNGDPLHCHSYLSGYISLLLRAEPYPTSRYGSQCMQPNNIMGIENICELAARMLFSAVEWARNIPFFPDLQITDQVALLRLTWSELFVLNAAQCSMPLHVAPLLAAAGLHASPMSADRVVAFMDHIRIFQEQVEKLKALHVDSAEYSCLKAIVLFTTDACGLSDVAHVESLQEKSQCALEEYVRSQYPNQPTRFGKLLLRLPSLRTVSSSVIEQLFFVRLVGKTPIETLIRDMLLSGSSFNWPYMSIQ; from the exons ATGGCAATGGTAGTGTGGAGAGGCTCCCAGGACGATGTGGCTGACACCCAAGGCACCCTTTCCTCGCAAACCCAAGGAGGACTATCTCTTCCCACCCCTCAACCAGGCCAGTTGAATCTGACAGCCTCTCAGGTCGCCCCTCCGACCCCTCAGACTCCGGTCCAAGGACCCCCGAACAACACACAGTCCACGCCGACGAACCAGACGACGCAGCAGTCGGAGAAGCAGCCCCAGCACATTGAATGTGTGGTGTGTGGGGATAAATCCAGTGGCAAACACTATGGCCAGTTTACTTGTGAGGGCTGCAAAAGCTTCTTCAAACGGAGCGTACGACGGAACCTCACTTACACATGCCGTGCCAACAGGAATTGTCCAATCGACCAACACCACCGCAATCAGTGTCAGTACTGCCGCCTCAAAAAATGCCTTAAAGTCGGCATGAGACGGGAAG TTTCTCTTTTTACTGCAGCCGTGCAAAGGGGACGGGTGCCACCCACACAGCCACACCACGGGCAGTTCGCCTTGACAAACGGGGACCCACTGCACTGCCATTCCTACTTATCCGGATATATCTCTCTTCTGTTGAGAGCGGAGCCCTACCCGACGTCCCGGTATGGCAGTCAATGCATGCAGCCCAACAACATAATGGGCATCGAGAACATTTGTGAACTAGCAGCCAGGATGCTCTTCAGCGCCGTGGAGTGGGCCAGGAATATTCCCTTCTTTCCAGACCTTCAGATCACCGACCAGGTGGCTCTGCTGAGGTTGACGTGGAGTGAGTTATTTGTGCTCAACGCGGCGCAGTGCTCCATGCCCCTGCATGTGGCTCCTCTCCTGGCGGCGGCTGGCCTTCACGCCTCCCCCATGTCTGCGGACAGAGTGGTGGCCTTCATGGACCACATTAGGATCTTCCAAGAACAAGTGGAAAAGCTCAAAGCTTTGCACGTTGACTCTGCCGAATATAGCTGCTTAAAGGCAATTGTGCTCTTCACCACAG ATGCTTGTGGCCTCTCAGATGTGGCCCATGTGGAAAGTTTGCAGGAGAAGTCCCAGTGCGCCCTGGAGGAATATGTCCGGAGCCAGTATCCCAACCAGCCAACACGGTTTGGGAAGTTGTTACTCCGCTTGCCTTCCCTCCGCACAGTCTCTTCCTCGGTCATAGAACAGTTA